The proteins below are encoded in one region of Rhododendron vialii isolate Sample 1 chromosome 7a, ASM3025357v1:
- the LOC131334452 gene encoding 5'-3' exoribonuclease 3-like isoform X2 yields MGVPAFYRWLAEKYPMVVVDVIEEEAVVIDGIKIPVDTSKPNPNNLEFDNLYLDMNGIIHPCFHPEDRPSPTTFDEVFQCMFDYIDRLFVMVRPRKLLYMAIDGVAPRAKMNQQRSRRFRAAKDAADAAAEEELLREEFEREGRKLPPKVESQTCDSNVITPGTQFMGVLSIALQYYIHLRLNNDPGWKSTKVILSDANVPGEGEHKIMSYIRLQRNLPGFDPNTRHCLYGLDADLIMLALATHEIHFSILREVVFTPGQQGKCFLCGQMGHLAADCEGKAKRKAGEFDEKGDADVVAKKPYQFLNIWTLREYLEYEMRIPNLPFEMDLECIVDDFIFMCFFVGNDFLPHMPTLEIREGAINLLMAVYKKELRSLGGYLTDGSQPNISRVEHFIQAVGSYEDKIFQKRARLHQRQAERIKRDKAQSKRGDDAEPQVKPESLVPVTRFHGSRLASGPSHSPYQQKGSESRARKGARSSSGASVGAAIVEAENSLETEICENKEELKTKLKEVLREKSDAFNSENPEEDKVKLGEPGWKERYYEEKFSAQTAEELDCIRKDVVLRYTEGLCWVMRYYYEGVCSWQWFYPYHYAPFASDLKDLDQLDISFELGSPFKPFNQLLGVFPAASSHALPEHYRRLMTDPNSPLIDFYPSDFEVDMNGKRYAWQGIAKLPFIDEARLLAEVARLEHTLTEEEVRRNSIMFDMLFVALSHPLSPYIFSLNDRCKQLTDKERAEIKEQLDSRASGGMNGYISLCAGDPCPPIFRSPVFEMEDIMDNQVICAIYILPDAHKHITRPPAGVVFPKKIVAIEDLKPEPTLWHEDSGRKPWENRRQDPPGNISGRQLGDAAHRLVVNSLQVRAGPNGYSDQMHRTPHPPIATYGPHSSPYQNNRYQDQERNNMRSSNVGMVRNHFDHGYSQPYASAAVHDPYSRSHHERDHYDRSYPRNESNHQSTTQSREYNPNRGYYPPGFQQNGGNRYPAPPRHGVQTPIPGGAHFPQQGGYNNYQSYRAATYHDPSAGWAPRAENGAGRGYSRPQQLGNQFSALSRGVSRQPPPPPGYRR; encoded by the exons ATGGGAGTACCGGCGTTCTACCGGTGGCTGGCGGAGAAGTACCCGATGGTGGTAGTGGACGTGATCGAGGAAGAAGCCGTCGTGATCGACGGGATCAAGATTCCGGTCGACACGAGCAAACCCAACCCTAACAACCTCGAATTCGACAACCTGTATCTCGACATGAACGGCATCATCCACCCCTGTTTTCACCCCGAGGACCGG CCTTCTCCTACCACTTTTGACGAGGTGTTCCAGTGCATGTTTGATTACATAGATCGACTTTTTGTGATGGTGCGACCACGAAAGTTACTGTACATGGCTATTG ATGGTGTTGCTCCGAGGGCAAAAATGAATCAGCAGCGGTCGAGACGGTTTAGAGCTGCTAAAGATGCAGCAGATGCA GCAGCTGAAGAAGAGCTGTTGCGCGAGGAGTTTGAGAGGGAAGGCAGAAAGCTTCCCCCAAAGGTGGAATCACAAACTTGTGATTCGAATGTTATCACACCAGGAACTCAATTTATGGGTGTTCTCTCAATAGCTTTGCAGTACTACATCCATCTGAGACTTAACAATGATCCTGGATGGAAATCTACCAAG GTCATACTTTCTGATGCCAATGTCCCCGGTGAAGGGGAACATAAAATTATGTCGTATATTCGTCTTCAGAGAAATCTTCCTGGTTTTGATCCAAACACACGCCATTGCTTGTATGGCTTG GATGCAGATTTAATCATGTTGGCTTTGGCCACCCATGAAATCCATTTCTCAATTCTCAGGGAG GTTGTGTTCACCCCTGGACAACAAGGCAAATGCTTCTTATGTGGTCAAATGGGTCATTTGGCAGCTGATTGTGAAGGTAAGGCAAAGAGAAAGGCTGGGGAGTTTGATGAGAAAGGTGATGCCGATGTTGTGGCCAAAAAACCTTACCAG TTTCTCAACATTTGGACTCTTAGAGAGTATTTGGAATACGAAATGAGGATTCCTAATCTGCCTTTCGAGATGGATTTGGAGTGCATTGTCGATGACTTCATCTTCATGTGCTTTTTTGTTGGCAACGATTTTTTACCACATATGCCCACTTTGGAGATCCGTGAG GGTGCAATTAATTTGCTTATGGCGGTATATAAAAAGGAATTGAGGTCGTTGGGAGGATATTTGACTGACGGAAGCCAG CCAAATATTAGCAGGGTGGAGCATTTCATTCAGGCTGTGGGATCATACGAGGACAAAATATTCCAGAAAAGGGCTCGATTGCATCAG AGGCAAGCTGAAAGAATCAAGCGTGATAAGGCACAATCAAAAAGAGGAGATGATGCAGAACCTCAAGTTAAACCGGAGTCTCTTGTACCAGTCACTCGTTTTCATGGTTCTCGCCTTGCTTCAGGTCCTTCACACTCACCGTATCAGCAGAAGGGTTCCGAGTCCAG GGCTAGAAAAGGTGCACGCTCGTCCTCTGGGGCGTCTGTTGGTGCTGCTATTGTTGAAGCAGAGAATAGTCTTGAGACAGAG ATTTgtgaaaacaaagaagaattGAAGACAAAGCTAAAGGAGGTACTTCGTGAGAAGTCTGATGCTTTCAACTCTGAAAACCCTGAGGAAGACAAG GTCAAATTGGGGGAGCCAGGTTGGAAGGAGAGGTATTATGAAGAGAAGTTTTCAGCACAAACTGCGGAGGAACTTGACTGCATACGAAAAGATGTC GTTTTGAGGTACACAGAAGGCTTGTGTTGGGTAATGCGCTATTACTATGAAGGGGTTTGTTCGTGGCAGTG GTTTTATCCTTACCATTACGCACCATTTGCTTCTGATCTCAAGGATCTGGACCAGTTGGATATAAGCTTTGAACTAGGTTCCCCATTCAAGCCATTCAATCAGTTATTGGGGGTCTTCCCAGCTGCAAG CTCTCATGCACTTCCTGAGCACTATAGGAGACTGATGACTGATCCAAACTCACCTCTTATTGATTTTTATCCAAGTG attttgaagtgGACATGAATGGCAAGAGGTATGCTTGGCAG GGTATTGCCAAATTGCCTTTTATTGATGAAGCCCGCCTTCTTGCTGAGGTCGCAAGACTTGAGCATACTTTGACG GAGGAAGAAGTGCGAAGAAATAGCATTATGTTTGACATGCTTTTTGTGGCGCTCTCTCATCCTTTATCTCCCTACATATTCTCTCTTAATGATCGTTGTAAACAGTTGACAGACAAAGAACGAGCTGAAATTAAAGAGCAACTAGATTCAAGGGCAAG TGGTGGAATGAATGGTTATATATCGCTTTGTGCTGGAGATCCTTGCCCCCCAATTTTCAGGTCACCAGTTTTTGAAATGGAAGATATTATGGACAATCAAGTCAT ATGTGCTATATACATACTTCCAGATGCTCACAAACATATTACTCGGCCACCAGCAGGGGTTGTATTCCCAAAGAAG ATTGTTGCGATAGAGGACCTCAAACCTGAGCCTACTTTGTGGCACGAGGATTCCGGGAGGAAGCCATGGGAAAACAGAAG GCAAGATCCACCTGGAAACATTTCTGGCCGGCAGCTCGGTGATGCTGCTCATAGACTTGTGGTTAATAGCTTACAAGTAAGGGCAGGTCCGAATGGTTACAGCGATCAGATGCATCGCACACCCCATCCCCCCATTGCCACATATGGCCCACACTCATCCCCCTACCAAAATAATAGATACCAGGATCAAGAACGCAACAACATGCGTTCATCTAATGTTGGAATGGTACGAAATCACTTTGATCATGGTTACAGTCAACCATATGCTTCAGCGGCTGTTCATGATCCCTACAGTAGGTCCCACCATGAGAGGGATCATTACGATAGATCATACCCGCGCAACGAAAGTAACCACCAATCTACTACACAAAGTAGAGAGTATAATCCAAATCGTGGATACTACCCGCCTGGATTCCAACAAAATGGTGGAAACAGGTATCCTGCCCCACCTCGTCACGGGGTCCAAACTCCCATTCCTGGTGGGGCCCATTTTCCGCAACAGGGTGGATATAACAACTACCAATCGTACAGAGCTGCCACCTATCATGATCCCAGTGCTGGTTGGGCTCCACGAGCGGAGAACGGTGCGGGGAGAGGGTATAGTCGTCCGCAACAATTAGGTAATCAATTTTCAGCATTAAGCAGGGGAGTAAGTAGACAGCCGCCACCACCGCCAGGTTATCGTCGCTAG
- the LOC131334452 gene encoding 5'-3' exoribonuclease 3-like isoform X1: MGVPAFYRWLAEKYPMVVVDVIEEEAVVIDGIKIPVDTSKPNPNNLEFDNLYLDMNGIIHPCFHPEDRPSPTTFDEVFQCMFDYIDRLFVMVRPRKLLYMAIDGVAPRAKMNQQRSRRFRAAKDAADAAAEEELLREEFEREGRKLPPKVESQTCDSNVITPGTQFMGVLSIALQYYIHLRLNNDPGWKSTKVILSDANVPGEGEHKIMSYIRLQRNLPGFDPNTRHCLYGLDADLIMLALATHEIHFSILREVVFTPGQQGKCFLCGQMGHLAADCEGKAKRKAGEFDEKGDADVVAKKPYQFLNIWTLREYLEYEMRIPNLPFEMDLECIVDDFIFMCFFVGNDFLPHMPTLEIREGAINLLMAVYKKELRSLGGYLTDGSQPNISRVEHFIQAVGSYEDKIFQKRARLHQRQAERIKRDKAQSKRGDDAEPQVKPESLVPVTRFHGSRLASGPSHSPYQQKGSESRARKGARSSSGASVGAAIVEAENSLETEICENKEELKTKLKEVLREKSDAFNSENPEEDKVKLGEPGWKERYYEEKFSAQTAEELDCIRKDVVLRYTEGLCWVMRYYYEGVCSWQWFYPYHYAPFASDLKDLDQLDISFELGSPFKPFNQLLGVFPAASSHALPEHYRRLMTDPNSPLIDFYPSDFEVDMNGKRYAWQGIAKLPFIDEARLLAEVARLEHTLTEEEVRRNSIMFDMLFVALSHPLSPYIFSLNDRCKQLTDKERAEIKEQLDSRARATCSGGMNGYISLCAGDPCPPIFRSPVFEMEDIMDNQVICAIYILPDAHKHITRPPAGVVFPKKIVAIEDLKPEPTLWHEDSGRKPWENRRQDPPGNISGRQLGDAAHRLVVNSLQVRAGPNGYSDQMHRTPHPPIATYGPHSSPYQNNRYQDQERNNMRSSNVGMVRNHFDHGYSQPYASAAVHDPYSRSHHERDHYDRSYPRNESNHQSTTQSREYNPNRGYYPPGFQQNGGNRYPAPPRHGVQTPIPGGAHFPQQGGYNNYQSYRAATYHDPSAGWAPRAENGAGRGYSRPQQLGNQFSALSRGVSRQPPPPPGYRR; encoded by the exons ATGGGAGTACCGGCGTTCTACCGGTGGCTGGCGGAGAAGTACCCGATGGTGGTAGTGGACGTGATCGAGGAAGAAGCCGTCGTGATCGACGGGATCAAGATTCCGGTCGACACGAGCAAACCCAACCCTAACAACCTCGAATTCGACAACCTGTATCTCGACATGAACGGCATCATCCACCCCTGTTTTCACCCCGAGGACCGG CCTTCTCCTACCACTTTTGACGAGGTGTTCCAGTGCATGTTTGATTACATAGATCGACTTTTTGTGATGGTGCGACCACGAAAGTTACTGTACATGGCTATTG ATGGTGTTGCTCCGAGGGCAAAAATGAATCAGCAGCGGTCGAGACGGTTTAGAGCTGCTAAAGATGCAGCAGATGCA GCAGCTGAAGAAGAGCTGTTGCGCGAGGAGTTTGAGAGGGAAGGCAGAAAGCTTCCCCCAAAGGTGGAATCACAAACTTGTGATTCGAATGTTATCACACCAGGAACTCAATTTATGGGTGTTCTCTCAATAGCTTTGCAGTACTACATCCATCTGAGACTTAACAATGATCCTGGATGGAAATCTACCAAG GTCATACTTTCTGATGCCAATGTCCCCGGTGAAGGGGAACATAAAATTATGTCGTATATTCGTCTTCAGAGAAATCTTCCTGGTTTTGATCCAAACACACGCCATTGCTTGTATGGCTTG GATGCAGATTTAATCATGTTGGCTTTGGCCACCCATGAAATCCATTTCTCAATTCTCAGGGAG GTTGTGTTCACCCCTGGACAACAAGGCAAATGCTTCTTATGTGGTCAAATGGGTCATTTGGCAGCTGATTGTGAAGGTAAGGCAAAGAGAAAGGCTGGGGAGTTTGATGAGAAAGGTGATGCCGATGTTGTGGCCAAAAAACCTTACCAG TTTCTCAACATTTGGACTCTTAGAGAGTATTTGGAATACGAAATGAGGATTCCTAATCTGCCTTTCGAGATGGATTTGGAGTGCATTGTCGATGACTTCATCTTCATGTGCTTTTTTGTTGGCAACGATTTTTTACCACATATGCCCACTTTGGAGATCCGTGAG GGTGCAATTAATTTGCTTATGGCGGTATATAAAAAGGAATTGAGGTCGTTGGGAGGATATTTGACTGACGGAAGCCAG CCAAATATTAGCAGGGTGGAGCATTTCATTCAGGCTGTGGGATCATACGAGGACAAAATATTCCAGAAAAGGGCTCGATTGCATCAG AGGCAAGCTGAAAGAATCAAGCGTGATAAGGCACAATCAAAAAGAGGAGATGATGCAGAACCTCAAGTTAAACCGGAGTCTCTTGTACCAGTCACTCGTTTTCATGGTTCTCGCCTTGCTTCAGGTCCTTCACACTCACCGTATCAGCAGAAGGGTTCCGAGTCCAG GGCTAGAAAAGGTGCACGCTCGTCCTCTGGGGCGTCTGTTGGTGCTGCTATTGTTGAAGCAGAGAATAGTCTTGAGACAGAG ATTTgtgaaaacaaagaagaattGAAGACAAAGCTAAAGGAGGTACTTCGTGAGAAGTCTGATGCTTTCAACTCTGAAAACCCTGAGGAAGACAAG GTCAAATTGGGGGAGCCAGGTTGGAAGGAGAGGTATTATGAAGAGAAGTTTTCAGCACAAACTGCGGAGGAACTTGACTGCATACGAAAAGATGTC GTTTTGAGGTACACAGAAGGCTTGTGTTGGGTAATGCGCTATTACTATGAAGGGGTTTGTTCGTGGCAGTG GTTTTATCCTTACCATTACGCACCATTTGCTTCTGATCTCAAGGATCTGGACCAGTTGGATATAAGCTTTGAACTAGGTTCCCCATTCAAGCCATTCAATCAGTTATTGGGGGTCTTCCCAGCTGCAAG CTCTCATGCACTTCCTGAGCACTATAGGAGACTGATGACTGATCCAAACTCACCTCTTATTGATTTTTATCCAAGTG attttgaagtgGACATGAATGGCAAGAGGTATGCTTGGCAG GGTATTGCCAAATTGCCTTTTATTGATGAAGCCCGCCTTCTTGCTGAGGTCGCAAGACTTGAGCATACTTTGACG GAGGAAGAAGTGCGAAGAAATAGCATTATGTTTGACATGCTTTTTGTGGCGCTCTCTCATCCTTTATCTCCCTACATATTCTCTCTTAATGATCGTTGTAAACAGTTGACAGACAAAGAACGAGCTGAAATTAAAGAGCAACTAGATTCAAGGGCAAG GGCTACATGCAGTGGTGGAATGAATGGTTATATATCGCTTTGTGCTGGAGATCCTTGCCCCCCAATTTTCAGGTCACCAGTTTTTGAAATGGAAGATATTATGGACAATCAAGTCAT ATGTGCTATATACATACTTCCAGATGCTCACAAACATATTACTCGGCCACCAGCAGGGGTTGTATTCCCAAAGAAG ATTGTTGCGATAGAGGACCTCAAACCTGAGCCTACTTTGTGGCACGAGGATTCCGGGAGGAAGCCATGGGAAAACAGAAG GCAAGATCCACCTGGAAACATTTCTGGCCGGCAGCTCGGTGATGCTGCTCATAGACTTGTGGTTAATAGCTTACAAGTAAGGGCAGGTCCGAATGGTTACAGCGATCAGATGCATCGCACACCCCATCCCCCCATTGCCACATATGGCCCACACTCATCCCCCTACCAAAATAATAGATACCAGGATCAAGAACGCAACAACATGCGTTCATCTAATGTTGGAATGGTACGAAATCACTTTGATCATGGTTACAGTCAACCATATGCTTCAGCGGCTGTTCATGATCCCTACAGTAGGTCCCACCATGAGAGGGATCATTACGATAGATCATACCCGCGCAACGAAAGTAACCACCAATCTACTACACAAAGTAGAGAGTATAATCCAAATCGTGGATACTACCCGCCTGGATTCCAACAAAATGGTGGAAACAGGTATCCTGCCCCACCTCGTCACGGGGTCCAAACTCCCATTCCTGGTGGGGCCCATTTTCCGCAACAGGGTGGATATAACAACTACCAATCGTACAGAGCTGCCACCTATCATGATCCCAGTGCTGGTTGGGCTCCACGAGCGGAGAACGGTGCGGGGAGAGGGTATAGTCGTCCGCAACAATTAGGTAATCAATTTTCAGCATTAAGCAGGGGAGTAAGTAGACAGCCGCCACCACCGCCAGGTTATCGTCGCTAG